A segment of the Triticum urartu cultivar G1812 chromosome 1, Tu2.1, whole genome shotgun sequence genome:
TCTCCACTTGATTCGCCGTCGGGAAGCCACCGCGAGGCAACACTCACTGACAAGATCCCTTTGGACCGACGATGAAGACAACCAAAGGTAGATGAGGTCACATTGTTGCGTTACCAGTGCCATGGCCACACACACGTTGTCCCGAGGCGGCTGCTCAAGATCCACCATCACAGCTACGCCTCCAAGCCGCGACGGGGAGacgccccgccgccaccaccatCCCCCCGCATGGGCGTTGCCCAGCCGGGATCCAGCGACGGCGGGAGGGGAGGCGAAGGGGAGGGCGGACGGGGTCGGGAGAGATCtggaggggaagggggaggcagAGGGAAGAGCGGACGGGAGAGGAAAGatcgggagaggagaggagaggggaggggaggcagAGGTTTTTTTTTAATATCAGTCTGCATTGCACGTACGCATTTACTAGTGAAAACAAAAGAAGCAAAGACAAATATCTACTACTTTCTCTATTATAATGCACCCGTCGTTGCACGATGATACAGTGAACACCAATATATGTAAGACAGTAGAGTAAACCTAGCTCGTAACGGGAACCCAACCACGGCAGTCAAACCGGAATTAACAAACCCATCACCATTTGTACATCCCAAACCCCCGAGAGCCAATGTTATCTCCCCTCCACCTTCTTATAAACCCCCATCCCTCCACTTTCCCACACTACCTTCGTCCTTCCTTTTTTGTTCTTCTCAACTCATACAGTTTAGTTGCTACTATCTTTCCCTGTTCTTGGCGCGCATTATCGTCTCTGGTGCTCCTCTTCTGGAGATCCGAACGACAAAGTTGAATATTCTGCTGGGGAAGGACGTCTATATTTTTGTAAAACAAAAAAGATTCGGTTTCTGTTATTTATGCACAACGTTGGCAACTGCCATCTGCTGTTCCTCTCGTCCAAATCCCGTCTTCTTGCATCAAGCGCCGCCATGTCAACGCCCCAGAGCGGCAGCCCGAGCCCAGCgaccacggcggcgtcgccggtgGAGACGAGCAAACACTGGGCGCCGCATGGCCCGATGCTGACGGCCTGCCTCGTCAGCATCAACGTGCTCATGATCCTCCTCGTCTTCTTCTACTTCTGGCGGTTCTTCTCCGTGAAGCGGGGGCCGTCTTCCCCCGGCGGCGCCGATGAGGAGGGGTCATCCACCGACTCGTCTCCGGCGACCTCGCCGAGAGCGTCTAGGCGCCTGCGTGATCCCGACCAACCGGACATCCCGTCTTCCCTGCCCGTGTCCGTGTTCGACTCCAGCAGCGAAGCCGCCGGGATGGCGGCGGCGGACTGCGCGGTGTGCATCGTGGAGTTCCGGGACGGCgacctggcgcgcctcctccctcGCTGCGGGCACCGATTCCACGCCGCGTGCGTGGACGCGTGGTTGCATCTACACTCCACGTGCCCGCTCTGCCGCGCCAGCGTGGTCGCCCCTgtgcccgccgccgccgagcccaaGAACGACTCCAAAGACGACGGCCCGGAGTGCCCGGTGTGAGGCAGATCTGCCCGCACCGGCGAGGCGCCGAGCTACCAAAGCCAAGCCAGGGGAGCACGTAAACGGCGGAAGACGACACGCATATTCCGGCGTCTGTGTCGCTGTCCCTTAGCTGACTCCTGCAGGTCGGCGAGGTACGGTCGGCTCCGTTCGTCGTCTCCTGTTTTGTTGTGTTCTTGTTATCCATACATATCTCCCTCTATTCAGTTTTGCTGATCGGTGAGATGCACATTTGGATCAGTGGCTTCTTCTATATGACGATGTGTGCGTGTGATTGGAATTGTAAGATTAGAAACATGCAGGGGTATATCATATGTGTGCGTGACAGAATTAATAGTGTAAGATCGTAGTATCGTACATATGTGAATTATAATGGAAAGCTTTGATCGACATTTTTGGCATGGTCGTCCAGTTGAAAACATCTTCTTTTGGCCATGTTGATAGGCACCTCTACATATTTTTTTGAGGGACGGTACCTCATGGTTCTACAAGGAGAAAAATGCTTTTCTTTCAGCCGGGAAAGTAGAAGTCCAATTGAACCGATGAAGTTAGGCTAGTTAGGAGTatatacactagtatcatatgcatgatagtGTATGATATCTCTATAGTGCATAGTATTGACTACCGTATTTATTGTTTTCTATAGCTCATAGTAGCGTCACATTTTTTATTATACGATATTAATGATATCGTATAATAATGTGCCACATTTATTGTATCCTCTCTTTCTCAATCAATACTATGTCATATCAGCAATATGGTTAGTTGGTGGCATGAGCCTGCATGATACTTGGTTAATGGTTATGTCACACCATTGTGTGAGGTCTTAAGGAACGAGCATACTAAAAACACAAGTGGAACTCCTTTCAACAAGAAACAGTCAAGTGGAGGTTACCGGAGTAGTAGGAAACTTCTTTCATTCACAACATGCTTGAATGATCTACTTAGTGACTTCGGCCATTAAAAGTTTGCAAACAAGCACCATAGAAACTGGGATTTTGTCGCTAAAATCTCGTAGTCTTGAAGGCCTCCAAAATGGTCTCACGGATGCACTCCCTCACCTTCCATAACCATGGGGAAAAAAAGAAGGCCGGGCCACTATGATATCTCTATATATAGGTCCACTTTGGATCCTAGGATTGTGAAACATGAGAATATGATAAACTTAATCTAACAAGGTTGACATAGGAAAATAGAGGATTAGAAAGCATGTAGCAAAACAATAGGAACAATCGTTTTTGGATGGAATATAGAGAAACGTCTCAAAAGGCGGCTGAAATGGATGTTTAAATTCTTATTAAACCTAGTCATACGAGTCGAATCCATAGAAATTAAGGTGCCATCATTCCTTTGATCCAACGATAATCCTTAGAAAAAGTTCCAACAATCCGAAGTGGGCCCTTAGTGTTTCCAATGGAACGTCAAACCCTCCTTTTTGCCGAATATACTAATCGTGTCTATCATTCCCATAGCAAACAACTGATCTTTCCACGTATGTACAGCACATGGTACCGACTGGACGCACCCATTGATTCGATTCTTGGATCTCCTTGGTCATGGATGTGGCCCATTGGAGTCACTACACTGCTGTGCATGCAATAGTACGGGCACTCACTAGCAACAACAGTATGGAGCAGATTACGCGCGCGTTTCGTCTCGCTTTTTGCTCCCCCATGCATACATATCTTCCAGCTCATAGCCACAGAGAAGCCTCGGGCCTCACAGCTACACCAGCTGCCTGGCATGCCACCTAAGACCATCTACAGTCGGACGCCTCAAATCATTTTTATATGCTCATGGACGTGTCTGTCGGTTATCGGacatgaaaaagaagaaaaaacatAACCCAACCGGACCACTCATATCTTTCTTATACATCTGGGTTGTCCAGGAACCCTCATATCCATCTCAAATATGAAGAGGATATGAGGCCTCACGGACATGTCTGGGCGTGCCCGATCAATCCGCTACATAGGACGCGGCCCCATCCTGAACCACATTTTCTCTTTCTTTATtcattttttctttctctttctttATCTCCATCAATCACATGCAAATGGCCGGACATATAAGAAAGAAATGAAGATTATGGCTGTGTGGATGGATAATGGATAACTAGAGGTTTAAAACGGACACGCCTAATAACTAACTAGGCACGTCCACAGACATTTGAGGGGCCGAATTAAATATACatggctgtagatgctctaacgTCCCCAGCATCCTGGGCAAATCCAGCACGCTTTCATTCCAGACAGGAGCGGCCTTCACTACAAAAATCTGTTCCCCGATCGATTACGCCGTCGTCGTGCCGGTCAGTTGTACCGTCCTCAGATCTTACCGTTTTCGTACGTCGACGGCGACGTGGTCACACGAGGAAAAAACCCAAAAGAAACGATCTACGAACTAGCTCTCCGTCGTCGTCGCCTCCCATTTATTTTTCAAACGCACGACGACAAGACAGCCGGATCCATGTGCTCCGCGCGCGGGAAGTGGCAGCATCGAAAGGGACGGCCACACATGCGCACCAGAGCACCACCAACTTGACCGAGGTGGACGTGCGTGTACGGAGACCGGTGACGTGTGAACATTATCTCGACGATATATATCCTGGAGCAGAAAGATGGTTGATCAAGAGATGCCAAAACGAGGAGGGGGCACCTTGTCCTTAATGCCATGTGGTTGTGCGTACGATCGGGTACCACGGTAGAATGATCTGGACGGAGTTTGTGGATTATTAATTAGTTGGCCGCGCGTACTGCACGGTGTTGGTCACGAGCTACGGAATCTTCGGTTCATTTTTGGGGACCTTGGGGTGGGGGTGATGCTTGG
Coding sequences within it:
- the LOC125534505 gene encoding E3 ubiquitin-protein ligase EL5-like, which translates into the protein MHNVGNCHLLFLSSKSRLLASSAAMSTPQSGSPSPATTAASPVETSKHWAPHGPMLTACLVSINVLMILLVFFYFWRFFSVKRGPSSPGGADEEGSSTDSSPATSPRASRRLRDPDQPDIPSSLPVSVFDSSSEAAGMAAADCAVCIVEFRDGDLARLLPRCGHRFHAACVDAWLHLHSTCPLCRASVVAPVPAAAEPKNDSKDDGPECPV